One segment of Cynocephalus volans isolate mCynVol1 chromosome 8, mCynVol1.pri, whole genome shotgun sequence DNA contains the following:
- the LOC134384699 gene encoding cysteine and histidine-rich domain-containing protein 1 — MALLCYNRGCGQRFDPETNSEDACTYHPGVPVFHDALKGWSCCKRRTTDFSDFLSIVGCTKGRHNSEKPPEPVKPEVKTTEKKELSELKPKFQEHIIQAPKPVEAIKRPSPDEPMTNLELKISASLKQALDKLKLSSGNEEDKKEEESDEIKIGTSCKNGGCLKTYQGPQSLEEVCVYHSGVPIFHEGMKYWSCCRRKTSDFNTFLAQEGCTTGRHMWTKKDAGKKVVPCRHDWHQTGGEVTISVYAKNSLPELSRVEANSTLLNVHIVFEGEKEFHQNVNLWGVIDVKRSYVTMTATKIEITMRKAEPMQWASLELPASKKQEKQKEDITD, encoded by the coding sequence atggcattgctGTGCTACAACCGGGGCTGCGGCCAGCGCTTCGACCCCGAGACCAATTCCGAAGATGCTTGCACTTACCACCCAGGTGTTCCAGTCTTTCATGACGCATTAAAGGGTTGGTCTTGCTGTAAGAGAAGAACAActgatttttctgatttcttaagCATTGTAGGCTGTACAAAAGGTAGGCATAATAGTGAGAAGCCACCTGAACCAGTCAAACCTGAAGTCAAGACCACTGAGAAGAAAGAACTATCTGAATTGAAACCCAAATTTCAGGAGCACATCATTCAAGCCCCTAAACCTGTAGAAGCAATAAAAAGGCCAAGCCCAGATGAACCAATGACaaatttggaattaaaaatatCTGCCTCCCTAAAACAAGCACTTGATAAACTTAAACTGTCATCAGGAAATGAAGAAGataagaaagaagaagagagtgaTGAAATTAAGATTGGGACCTCATGTAAAAATGGAGGGTGTTTAAAGACATATCAGGGTCCACAGAGTCTAGAAGAAGTCTGTGTATATCATTCTGGAGTACCTATTTTTCATGAGGGGATGAAGTACTGGAGTTGTTGTAGAAGAAAAACTTCTGATTTTAATACATTCTTAGCCCAAGAGGGCTGTACAACAGGGAGACACATGTGGACTAAAAAGGATGCTGGGAAAAAAGTTGTTCCATGTAGACATGACTGGCATCAAACAGGGGGTGAAGTCACCATTTCAGTATACGCTAAAAATTCACTTCCAGAACTTAGTCGAGTAGAAGCAAATAGCACATTGTTAAATGTGCATATTGTAtttgaaggagagaaggaatttCATCAAAATGTGAACTTATGGGGTGTGATTGATGTAAAGCGAAGTTATGTGACTATGACTGCAACAAAGATTGAGATCACCATGAGAAAAGCTGAACCTATGCAATGGGCAAGCCTTGAACTGCCTGCAAgcaaaaagcaggaaaaacaaaaagaagatataacagattga